Sequence from the Aquimarina sp. Aq107 genome:
ATCCATTCTTCTTCTGTTAGCGGTTTGTATTTCTTTTTGTTAGAAAAAGGATCTTTACCACCTTTTAGGTATTCTTGAATTTGTTTTAGCGGAATAGTGTCTTTTATTTTCTCTGCTACTTTATAAATATGATTTCCATGAAAATCGTGACATTGTAGGCAGGTATTCCATTGCTTATTTTTGATAAGTTGTTCATGCGGGACATCAATGGGATCGTTCTTTACTTCTAGGTCGTAATGGCAATTGATGCAAAATGCAGCGTCTTTAAGAACAACTCTGGTATCATTATGTTCCTTATGACATGTTTCGCATTCCGCCGCATTAATATTAGCAATTGCTTCTTTGAATCTTGGTTCTAAGAAACGATGTGTTGGATGTCTGTCGTTTGGCCTGTCGTGGCATTCAATACATTTTTTATTGTCTACGTTTTCAGTTCCAAAATCTGCTTTGGTTTTACGCATTCCAAAAGTGTATGAAATGTTAGATTGTACCTGTTGGATTAAATTACCTTTGGCATCAGTATGACAAGCATTACATGATAAACCTTCATGCCCGGTGTTTAATGGGCCAAGACTTAAAAAACTTTCTGTTTGTTTTAGTGGTAGAATTATATATATAATTAATCCGATCCCGATCCCAATAAATGAACCGATTCGTTGCCTTTTTCGTAAGGGATTTTTATTAAACATCTATTTTTTAATCGTTTAGGAAACTAATACTTACATTACTTGAAGCAGGGAAGCTGATGCAGGTTAAAATGTCTCCATTAGCCACTTCTTCTTCTGACAACAAATGACCATCTATCATTTTTACTTTTCCTTTGACGCATTTTGCCTTGCAACTACTACACATGCCGGATCTGCAAGAGTAGGGTAGCATGATGTTTTCGGACATTGCTGCTTGAAGAATTGTTTTATCTCCTGTAACACTTATTTCGTGCTTCTTTTTTTCTTGATAGATGACCACATTGCTTACAAGATCTTTAGAGTCACTAGATGTTATAAAATTGGCACTAAAAGCTTCTAGTTTTATTTGGTTCCTTGAAATACCGTTATTTCCTAATATTTCTTTTGCTTTATCCATAAAGCCTTGTGGGCCGCACATCATATATTTTCCGTCAACATAGTTTAACATATGGGTTTCCATAATTTCTGTAATGAGTTCCTCGTTTAGTAAGTCTTGATGGTAGTTTGGTTTTTTAGAAACATTCTTTTCTAATATATGTTGGGTGCTTAGACGGGTCGGATGATTTTCTTCAAGATCTTCAAGAGCTTTTTTGAAGATGATAGATTCTTCGTTCTTGTTAGCATAAATTAGAATAATTTTAGATAAAGGTTCTTTTTCTAAAACGGTTTTTATGATAGAAAATATAGGTGTAATTCCACTTCCTCCGGCAAAAAAAACATAATTGTGTTTAGCATTTTTGTCTGGTACAATAAAAAAACTACCTGCAGGTTTTTCAATTTCAATTTTTTGACCTGCCTCTAAATTCTTACATATGTAGTTAGAAACTAGACCTTTTTCTACTTTCTTTACAGTTATTCTAAGAAATTTATCTGTAAAAGGACTACTGCTAAAAGAATACGCTCTTTTTTCAATTTTATTTTTGATAGGGATTTTAACGGTAAGAAATTGACCTGGTTTGTATTTAATTTTATTAAAGATCCCCCCTTTGTTTAGAATAACACTTACAGCATCTTCGGTTTCACGAATTATCTCTTTTACAGTTAGTAACATAATACTTTATTTTTTATTCGTAATAAAACACAACACCAATATGAAAGACTACTAGAAAACTGATTACTACTGATAGAAGGACATGTACGATCATCCAAGATTGAAAAATCCATTCTTTTTTACTTTTGATAATATCTAGATTAACAGTTCCTAAAACCATATTTATAAAAAAGATGTAGGATAATAACGCGAGATAACCGTACCCAAATTCTAATGCATGTATATAAAAGAATATAGGAGAAAGAACTCCAATCCATTTATGTAAAATAGTGAATCTGACCGTGTGTTTTCTGAGTTTTTTTGATATCCTGGTCACAGAAAGTATCCATTGAAATAATATAAATATTCCAATAAATACTCCTGACCATCGTTTGTATTCTTCATTAAGTTGTAATTCATATAGCCATTGCCATTTTAGGTCTAGGAAAAACTGTAAAAGATATAATACAAGTAAACTAAAGCCAATAAATAAAAAGCTATATGATTTTTTTAGACTATCCAAGTTGTGTTCTTTTAATTTGAAGCTAAGTCTTTTGTTGTTTTTTGGTCCTTTCTTTCGACAAGTAATAATGTTTCCATACTGTGATAAGAAGCTAATTTTCTTACACTATCAATAAAAACTTCTGCTGTAGGTAGATAAAAACCTTTAGAAGGCCAGTTTTTGCCAATCTGTGGTTTTGTGCTATCAATTTTAAAAGCGGCAATTTCTTTAAGATATGCATTGTAAATAGCTTTTGTTCCATTTCTATATGCATTTATAACTCCAATCGCTTCTTTGTATGATAAGGAATCAGAAGGGTATTGCCATGTAGTAGCTCCCATAACATCACCAAGTTTCCAATCTGTTTTAGTGGTGCTTTTGTGGTCGTTATGGCAGTTTACACAAGGTGCTGCTACGGCAAGATCGGCAAACATAGAAGTATATAATTTCTGATCTTCTTCATAGAAATGTTGAGGTTTTTGATCCGCTTTTATTTTGGCAAATAATTCAGCTTGTTTTCCTTGAAACTTGTTTGAGGCGTTAATAGGAAAGTCTGAACCAAGATATAACCCTAGAGGAACGTCGCTTTTTCGAATATCAGAAGAAATACCTCTTAGGAATAAAGCAGGAAGTGGACCAGCTTCTATTTCATCATCTTGCCAGTCTTCATCAAATTTAA
This genomic interval carries:
- a CDS encoding cytochrome c3 family protein, with the protein product MFNKNPLRKRQRIGSFIGIGIGLIIYIILPLKQTESFLSLGPLNTGHEGLSCNACHTDAKGNLIQQVQSNISYTFGMRKTKADFGTENVDNKKCIECHDRPNDRHPTHRFLEPRFKEAIANINAAECETCHKEHNDTRVVLKDAAFCINCHYDLEVKNDPIDVPHEQLIKNKQWNTCLQCHDFHGNHIYKVAEKIKDTIPLKQIQEYLKGGKDPFSNKKKYKPLTEEEWIKIKNKYAKK
- a CDS encoding ferredoxin--NADP reductase; amino-acid sequence: MLLTVKEIIRETEDAVSVILNKGGIFNKIKYKPGQFLTVKIPIKNKIEKRAYSFSSSPFTDKFLRITVKKVEKGLVSNYICKNLEAGQKIEIEKPAGSFFIVPDKNAKHNYVFFAGGSGITPIFSIIKTVLEKEPLSKIILIYANKNEESIIFKKALEDLEENHPTRLSTQHILEKNVSKKPNYHQDLLNEELITEIMETHMLNYVDGKYMMCGPQGFMDKAKEILGNNGISRNQIKLEAFSANFITSSDSKDLVSNVVIYQEKKKHEISVTGDKTILQAAMSENIMLPYSCRSGMCSSCKAKCVKGKVKMIDGHLLSEEEVANGDILTCISFPASSNVSISFLND
- a CDS encoding DUF3365 domain-containing protein, which produces MNHLKTKWIFLLTSCISIIIQSCGGVPEETSSNGPSDKVFAVADILTLVAEENDITRTLYTKGIVGAGKKQGLKFDEDWQDDEIEAGPLPALFLRGISSDIRKSDVPLGLYLGSDFPINASNKFQGKQAELFAKIKADQKPQHFYEEDQKLYTSMFADLAVAAPCVNCHNDHKSTTKTDWKLGDVMGATTWQYPSDSLSYKEAIGVINAYRNGTKAIYNAYLKEIAAFKIDSTKPQIGKNWPSKGFYLPTAEVFIDSVRKLASYHSMETLLLVERKDQKTTKDLASN